From one Halosimplex rubrum genomic stretch:
- a CDS encoding 30S ribosomal protein S27e translates to MAGNFFSVACPDCENEQIVFGKAATEVACEVCGHTLARPTGGKATIEGEVLETVEAR, encoded by the coding sequence ATGGCAGGAAACTTCTTCAGCGTCGCGTGTCCGGACTGTGAGAACGAACAGATCGTCTTCGGCAAGGCCGCGACCGAGGTCGCCTGCGAGGTCTGCGGGCACACCCTCGCCCGCCCGACCGGCGGCAAAGCGACCATCGAGGGTGAGGTACTCGAGACCGTCGAGGCACGATAA
- the glmS gene encoding methylaspartate mutase subunit S — MGQTVILGVIGSDAHVVGITIIEQALTAAGFDVENLGVQTSRAEFVSAAEAHDAGAVLVSSLYGHARQDCRGLHERLAEADCDAVTYIGGNLAVGQDDWSETAEHFRELGFDRVFDAETDPSAVVAALERDLDTTVTETATDRVRVDS; from the coding sequence ATGGGGCAGACAGTCATCCTCGGTGTGATCGGCTCCGACGCGCACGTCGTGGGCATCACGATCATCGAACAGGCGCTGACCGCGGCCGGGTTCGACGTCGAGAACCTGGGCGTCCAGACCTCCAGAGCCGAGTTCGTCTCGGCCGCCGAAGCCCACGACGCCGGGGCCGTACTGGTCTCCTCGCTCTACGGACACGCCAGGCAGGACTGTCGGGGGCTCCACGAGCGCCTCGCCGAGGCCGACTGCGACGCGGTCACCTACATCGGCGGCAACCTCGCGGTCGGCCAGGACGACTGGTCGGAGACCGCCGAGCACTTCCGCGAGCTCGGCTTCGACCGCGTCTTCGACGCCGAGACCGACCCCTCGGCCGTCGTCGCCGCGCTCGAACGCGACCTCGATACGACCGTCACGGAGACCGCGACCGACCGGGTCAGGGTCGACTCGTAG
- a CDS encoding potassium channel family protein — protein MSRPLARRVGRPVAAFAALVVAGVVGFAALAGVGAVEALFWLLDPTSIEIFIESHDAPARSLRAFAIVVESGLILSGLWIGETVVSATFGGQIGTELRQMQVERTIENTERHVVVCGYGTFGKTIARQLRDRDRSVVVVETGDGQYERALDDGLLAVRGDARREELLVEAGAERADAVVGAVDDANVNIQVAITAGELAPDARVVVRAGDEMYESVARRAGADEVIIPEVVSGEQVTTTL, from the coding sequence ATGAGTCGTCCGCTGGCGCGCCGGGTCGGTCGCCCGGTCGCCGCGTTCGCGGCGCTGGTGGTCGCCGGCGTGGTCGGGTTCGCCGCCCTCGCGGGCGTCGGCGCCGTCGAGGCGCTGTTCTGGCTACTCGACCCGACGAGCATCGAGATATTCATCGAGTCTCACGATGCGCCGGCGCGCTCGCTCCGGGCGTTCGCGATCGTCGTCGAGTCGGGCCTGATCCTCTCGGGACTGTGGATCGGCGAGACGGTCGTCTCGGCGACCTTCGGCGGACAGATAGGAACGGAGCTCAGACAGATGCAGGTCGAACGAACCATCGAGAACACGGAACGGCACGTCGTCGTCTGCGGGTACGGCACCTTCGGCAAGACGATCGCACGACAGCTACGCGACCGGGACCGATCGGTCGTCGTGGTCGAGACGGGCGACGGCCAGTACGAGCGCGCCCTCGACGACGGGCTGCTGGCGGTCCGGGGCGACGCCCGCCGCGAGGAACTGCTCGTCGAAGCCGGCGCCGAGCGGGCCGACGCCGTCGTCGGCGCCGTCGACGACGCGAACGTCAACATCCAGGTCGCCATCACCGCCGGCGAACTCGCACCCGACGCGCGGGTCGTCGTCCGCGCCGGCGACGAGATGTACGAGTCCGTCGCCCGACGCGCGGGCGCCGACGAGGTGATAATCCCCGAGGTCGTCAGCGGCGAACAGGTGACCACGACGCTGTGA
- a CDS encoding methylaspartate mutase subunit E — MVRDERIPGDQLRETADELRDRWPTGADADFEAAVEFHDSLPPSKRFADVLESADRPLLQPRAGVPRLDDQVDLLRYLESEGGADLLPTTIDSYTRDNEYGKAQQGLDDARESGEDTLNGFPAVNHGVDACRDLVRSVDAPVEVRHGTPDARLLAVVTLAGGFESFEGGPISYNIPYTKEHDLAETIEHWQFVDRLCGAYTERGVRINREPFGPLTGTLVPPAIAIAVMILEGLLATTQGVRSLTLGYGQVGNVVQDVAALRALRGLGEAYLPDDTVVTTVFHEWMGGFPPDEARASGVIGLGGATAALARPDKVITKSPQEFQGVPTREANASGLRTTRQLIDMMVEQDIVVDGIDRERELIERTARSLVETAIARGDGDAARGTVAAFESGELDVPFAPSDSAAAAVLPARDDDGRVRVLEWGNLAVPDDVREIHETRLDERARTEGRSRSFRMVADDVDAISDGKLIGRPGTGDGTDAPGDTGGPAGGESDAD; from the coding sequence ATGGTCCGAGACGAACGTATTCCCGGCGACCAGCTACGGGAGACGGCGGACGAGTTGCGCGACCGCTGGCCAACCGGCGCCGACGCCGACTTCGAGGCCGCCGTCGAGTTCCACGACTCGCTCCCCCCGTCCAAGCGCTTCGCGGACGTGCTGGAATCGGCGGACCGACCGCTCCTCCAGCCCCGCGCCGGCGTCCCGCGACTCGACGACCAGGTCGACCTCCTCCGGTACCTCGAATCGGAGGGCGGCGCCGACCTGCTTCCCACCACGATCGATTCGTACACCCGCGACAACGAGTACGGGAAGGCCCAGCAGGGGCTCGACGACGCCCGCGAGTCCGGCGAGGACACGCTCAACGGCTTCCCCGCCGTCAACCACGGCGTCGACGCCTGCCGGGACCTCGTCCGGTCGGTCGACGCGCCGGTCGAGGTCCGCCACGGGACGCCCGACGCGCGCCTGCTGGCCGTCGTCACGCTCGCCGGCGGGTTCGAGAGCTTCGAGGGCGGCCCCATCTCGTACAACATCCCCTACACCAAGGAGCACGACCTCGCCGAGACCATCGAACACTGGCAGTTCGTCGACCGCCTCTGTGGCGCCTACACCGAGCGCGGCGTCCGGATCAACCGCGAACCCTTCGGCCCCCTGACGGGCACGCTCGTCCCGCCGGCCATCGCCATCGCGGTGATGATCCTCGAAGGCCTGCTCGCGACGACCCAGGGCGTCCGCTCGCTCACGCTGGGCTACGGCCAGGTCGGCAACGTCGTCCAGGACGTGGCCGCGCTGCGCGCCCTCCGGGGTCTCGGCGAGGCGTACCTCCCCGACGACACCGTCGTCACCACCGTCTTCCACGAGTGGATGGGCGGGTTCCCGCCGGACGAGGCCCGCGCCAGCGGCGTCATCGGCCTCGGCGGCGCGACCGCGGCGCTGGCCCGGCCGGACAAGGTCATCACCAAGTCCCCCCAGGAGTTCCAGGGCGTCCCGACTCGCGAGGCCAACGCCAGCGGCCTCCGCACCACCAGGCAGCTCATCGATATGATGGTCGAACAGGACATCGTCGTCGACGGCATCGACCGCGAACGCGAACTGATCGAACGGACCGCCCGCTCGCTCGTGGAGACGGCCATCGCCCGCGGCGACGGCGACGCCGCCCGCGGCACGGTCGCGGCCTTCGAGTCGGGCGAACTCGACGTGCCCTTCGCCCCGAGTGACAGCGCGGCCGCCGCTGTCCTGCCCGCCCGCGACGACGACGGCCGCGTCCGGGTCCTCGAATGGGGGAACCTCGCCGTCCCAGACGACGTCCGGGAGATCCACGAGACGCGCCTCGATGAGCGCGCCCGCACCGAAGGGCGCAGTCGCTCGTTCCGGATGGTCGCCGACGACGTCGACGCCATCAGCGACGGGAAGCTGATCGGCCGGCCCGGGACCGGCGACGGGACCGACGCGCCGGGCGACACCGGCGGTCCGGCGGGAGGTGAGAGCGATGCGGATTGA
- a CDS encoding tyrosine--tRNA ligase, which yields MDTAERLELATRNTAEVVEESELEELFDDGDPSVYIGYAPTGEMHIGHFTTMRKLADFLGAGMDVTVLIADLHAHLDDNKSPFDLLEARSAYYEATIEAMIDAAGADADRIDFARGSDFQLGEEYTLEMYRMAAETTLSRAQRAGSEVVRESDSPKLGGLLYPLMQTLDVDALDADVAYGGIDQRGIYMLSREILPDHGGEAPVCMFAPLLSGLSGGKMSASDESSKVNLNDGHDEVVEKIEQAYCPAGEREDNGVLEYMEYLVFPILDERDEDFVVERPEEYGGDLTYDSYEALEADFVSGELHPADLKPAAGEAISEVVAPIRERLDDRPELLAEAYPEKYD from the coding sequence ATGGACACGGCCGAGCGACTCGAACTCGCGACCCGCAACACGGCGGAGGTCGTCGAGGAATCGGAACTCGAGGAGTTATTCGACGACGGCGACCCCTCGGTGTACATCGGCTACGCGCCGACCGGCGAGATGCACATCGGCCACTTCACGACGATGCGCAAGCTCGCCGACTTCCTCGGCGCCGGCATGGACGTGACCGTCCTGATCGCCGACCTCCACGCCCACCTCGACGACAATAAGAGCCCCTTCGACCTGCTGGAGGCTCGCTCGGCCTACTACGAGGCGACCATCGAGGCGATGATCGACGCCGCCGGCGCCGACGCCGACCGGATCGACTTCGCCCGCGGCAGCGACTTCCAGCTCGGCGAGGAGTACACGCTGGAGATGTACCGGATGGCCGCCGAGACGACGCTCAGCCGCGCCCAGCGCGCCGGCAGCGAGGTCGTCCGCGAGTCCGACTCGCCCAAGCTGGGCGGGCTGCTGTACCCGCTCATGCAGACGCTGGACGTCGACGCGCTGGACGCCGACGTGGCCTACGGCGGCATCGACCAGCGCGGCATCTACATGCTCTCGCGTGAGATCCTCCCCGACCACGGCGGCGAGGCGCCCGTCTGCATGTTCGCCCCGCTCCTCTCGGGCCTCTCGGGCGGCAAGATGTCCGCGTCCGACGAGTCCTCGAAGGTCAACCTCAACGACGGCCACGACGAGGTCGTCGAGAAGATCGAACAGGCGTACTGCCCCGCCGGCGAGCGCGAGGACAACGGCGTCCTGGAGTACATGGAGTACCTCGTCTTCCCCATCCTCGACGAGCGCGACGAGGACTTCGTCGTCGAGCGCCCCGAGGAGTACGGCGGCGACCTGACCTACGACTCGTACGAGGCGCTGGAGGCGGACTTCGTCTCCGGCGAACTCCACCCGGCGGACCTGAAGCCGGCCGCCGGCGAGGCCATCTCCGAGGTCGTCGCCCCCATCCGCGAGCGGCTGGACGACCGGCCGGAACTGCTCGCCGAGGCCTACCCCGAGAAGTACGACTGA
- a CDS encoding HAH_0734 family protein — MKKLIVHGDPGIRKDAVISVDGEELVVFGVARQGDWHGPDRPQLWCTVGSEDERDTYQRRDYIPNFLDTEAVDAEAVDVVEKASA, encoded by the coding sequence ATGAAGAAGCTCATCGTCCACGGGGACCCGGGCATCCGGAAGGACGCCGTCATCTCGGTCGACGGCGAGGAGCTGGTCGTCTTCGGCGTCGCGCGCCAGGGCGACTGGCACGGTCCCGACCGCCCCCAGCTGTGGTGTACCGTCGGCAGCGAAGACGAGCGTGACACCTACCAGCGGCGCGACTACATCCCCAACTTCCTCGACACCGAGGCGGTCGACGCCGAAGCGGTCGACGTCGTCGAGAAGGCGAGCGCCTGA
- a CDS encoding RNA-protein complex protein Nop10 — MKSDILVCSAWRSAHERPRYTLEGTCPDCGAEAVNSAPAPFSPEDNYGEYRRALKQRRRD; from the coding sequence ATGAAATCCGACATTCTCGTCTGTTCGGCGTGGCGCTCGGCGCACGAGCGGCCGCGCTACACGCTCGAGGGGACCTGCCCCGACTGCGGCGCCGAGGCGGTCAACTCCGCGCCGGCGCCGTTCTCGCCGGAAGACAACTACGGGGAGTATCGACGCGCACTTAAGCAGCGGCGCCGCGACTAG
- a CDS encoding RAD55 family ATPase, whose protein sequence is MGLSTGCRRLDELLGGGVPDERSLLVSGPPGTGKTTLGMQFLQAGLDRGEECLFVSTEQTVGELEDTFEPYPFDLDADGLTVITVHCEPGDTMERDDDLVVRTLEGGDRAVTEWFDLPFTRENVVHYLSEYGPKDRILLDSLSGLRPIAADEVSFWRSTYDLIRLFSDTFDATSLLTAEDSDTGDSVASELLRYATHGVIELSSVERANQRHTFLRVEKLRGRDHDTRRHKLVLGEAGATVQPTQRTPPSDLLDHDHLSTGIDALDELLGGGLVRGGFTLLSHDGTTSYYTINAQMLATAVETGMALSVAIPAEVSLSQLDRYWTDTDWSVGDLLDADRLFVLELVASDGYDHRNVLRYDESADRGWEQLMEVSYDRSGDRPLFAFIDTEPLLEQIAPERAREVRYRAAASHTDDDDVVVYAVNPAIQNQSLVEFFADTSSQTIRIEREEDGIEWLTLRKSPTGSPGTSKVVAYDEEPPYVDLV, encoded by the coding sequence ATGGGCCTCTCGACTGGGTGCCGACGGCTGGACGAACTGCTCGGTGGCGGCGTGCCGGACGAGCGGAGCCTGCTGGTCTCGGGACCGCCGGGGACCGGCAAGACGACGCTCGGCATGCAGTTCCTCCAGGCGGGACTCGACCGGGGCGAGGAGTGTCTGTTCGTCAGCACGGAACAGACGGTCGGCGAACTCGAAGATACCTTCGAACCGTACCCGTTCGACCTCGACGCCGACGGGCTGACCGTGATCACCGTCCACTGCGAACCGGGCGACACGATGGAGCGGGACGACGACCTGGTCGTGCGTACGCTGGAGGGCGGCGACCGCGCCGTCACCGAGTGGTTCGACCTCCCCTTTACCCGGGAGAACGTGGTTCACTATCTCTCGGAGTACGGCCCGAAAGACCGCATCCTCCTCGATAGCCTCTCGGGGCTGCGACCGATCGCCGCCGACGAGGTGTCCTTCTGGCGGTCGACCTACGACCTGATCCGGCTGTTTTCCGACACCTTCGACGCCACGTCGCTACTGACCGCCGAGGACAGCGACACCGGCGACAGCGTCGCCAGCGAGCTGCTCCGGTACGCGACCCACGGCGTGATCGAGCTGTCGTCGGTCGAGCGCGCGAACCAGCGCCACACCTTCCTGCGCGTCGAGAAGCTCCGCGGGCGCGACCACGACACCCGGCGCCACAAGCTCGTCCTCGGCGAGGCGGGCGCGACCGTCCAGCCGACCCAGCGGACCCCGCCGAGCGACCTCCTCGACCACGACCATCTCTCGACCGGGATCGACGCCCTCGACGAACTGCTCGGCGGCGGGCTCGTCCGCGGCGGCTTCACGCTGCTCTCCCACGACGGGACGACAAGCTACTACACGATCAACGCGCAGATGCTCGCCACCGCCGTCGAGACGGGGATGGCGCTGTCGGTCGCGATCCCCGCCGAAGTCTCGTTGTCGCAACTCGACCGCTACTGGACCGACACCGACTGGAGCGTCGGGGACCTGCTCGACGCCGACCGGCTGTTCGTCCTCGAACTCGTCGCCAGCGACGGCTACGACCACCGGAACGTCCTGCGGTACGACGAGTCGGCCGACCGGGGCTGGGAACAACTGATGGAGGTGTCCTACGACCGCAGCGGCGACCGCCCGCTGTTCGCGTTCATCGACACCGAACCGCTGCTCGAACAGATCGCCCCCGAGCGCGCCCGGGAGGTGCGCTACCGGGCGGCGGCCAGCCACACCGACGACGACGACGTGGTCGTCTACGCGGTCAATCCGGCGATCCAGAACCAGTCGCTCGTCGAGTTCTTCGCCGACACGAGCAGCCAGACGATCCGGATCGAACGGGAAGAAGACGGCATCGAGTGGCTCACTCTCCGCAAGTCGCCGACCGGCTCCCCCGGGACGAGCAAGGTCGTCGCCTACGACGAGGAGCCGCCGTACGTCGACCTGGTGTAG
- the mct gene encoding succinyl-CoA:mesaconate CoA-transferase encodes MSALSDLRVIDLTQVLAGPYCTMLLADMGADVVKVERPGGDLIRSNPPFVDDPEDEAYGGYFQSVNRNKRSLELDLGDPEDRADFRSLVETADVVVENYRAGTMERFDLGYERLREHNPELIYSSIRGFGDPRTGETDRQGQPSFDLVAQALGGVMEITGQPDGPPTKVGPGVGDLFTAVLNAVGILAAVHHRDRTGEGQYVDTAMYDAMVSLCERTVYQYSYTGDAPTRRGNAHPTLFPYNAFATTDGHVVIAAFSDGHWRALCESMDRPDLAADYSTAGERLADRDALRAEIADWTRSLTAEGVVAALDGAVPAAPVQDTSDIFDDPHVRARDMLAEVDQPGAEESVTVAGNPIKLSATPTTVERRAPLLDEHRDELLDATPRAPDEGEQASGDD; translated from the coding sequence ATGAGCGCACTGTCGGACCTGCGCGTGATCGACCTGACCCAGGTCCTGGCGGGCCCGTACTGCACGATGCTGCTGGCGGACATGGGCGCGGACGTGGTGAAGGTCGAGCGGCCGGGCGGGGACCTCATCAGGTCGAACCCGCCGTTCGTCGACGACCCCGAGGACGAGGCCTACGGCGGCTACTTCCAGAGCGTCAACCGCAACAAGCGCTCGCTGGAGCTCGACCTCGGCGATCCCGAGGACCGCGCCGACTTCCGCTCGCTGGTCGAGACCGCGGACGTGGTCGTCGAGAACTACCGCGCGGGCACGATGGAGCGATTCGACCTCGGCTACGAGCGGCTCCGCGAGCACAATCCCGAACTGATCTACTCGTCGATCCGGGGGTTCGGCGACCCGCGTACGGGGGAGACCGACCGACAGGGCCAGCCCTCTTTCGACCTCGTCGCGCAGGCGCTCGGCGGCGTCATGGAGATCACCGGCCAGCCCGACGGCCCGCCGACGAAGGTCGGCCCGGGCGTCGGCGACCTGTTCACCGCGGTGCTCAACGCCGTCGGGATCCTCGCCGCGGTCCACCACCGCGACCGCACCGGCGAGGGCCAGTACGTCGACACCGCCATGTACGACGCCATGGTGTCGCTGTGCGAGCGCACCGTCTACCAGTACTCCTACACCGGCGACGCGCCCACCCGCCGCGGCAACGCCCACCCCACCCTGTTCCCCTACAACGCCTTCGCCACGACCGACGGCCACGTCGTGATCGCCGCCTTCTCGGACGGCCACTGGCGCGCGCTCTGCGAGTCGATGGACCGCCCCGATTTGGCCGCCGACTACTCGACCGCCGGCGAGCGGCTGGCCGACCGGGACGCCCTCCGCGCCGAGATCGCCGACTGGACGCGTTCGCTGACTGCCGAGGGAGTCGTCGCCGCGCTCGACGGCGCGGTCCCCGCCGCGCCCGTGCAGGACACCAGCGACATCTTCGACGATCCGCACGTCCGCGCCCGCGACATGCTCGCCGAGGTCGACCAGCCCGGCGCCGAGGAGTCGGTCACCGTCGCCGGCAACCCGATCAAGCTCTCGGCGACCCCCACTACCGTCGAGCGCCGCGCCCCCCTGCTCGACGAACACCGCGACGAACTGCTCGACGCCACCCCGCGCGCCCCCGACGAGGGCGAGCAGGCCAGCGGCGACGACTGA
- a CDS encoding proteasome assembly chaperone family protein yields the protein MDEFEREALGDVDLDDPVLVEGLPGVGHVGKLAVEHLLEEIESELVERVHSTHFPPQVSVDDGRTELAGAEFHAVRPEDGRDMLVLTGDHQAQDNTGHYGLTETFLDVADDHGVSRAFALGGVPTGELIEEYSVLGAATTDEVVDDLEDVGVEFREDEPAGGIVGVSGLLLGLGERRGFEAACLMGETSGYLVDPKSAQAVLEVLQEVVDFEVDYASLEERADEMEEVVRKIQEMDQGTPAASDEDLRYIG from the coding sequence ATGGACGAATTCGAACGCGAAGCGCTGGGGGACGTGGATCTCGACGACCCCGTACTGGTCGAGGGACTACCCGGCGTGGGCCACGTCGGCAAGCTCGCCGTCGAGCACCTCCTCGAAGAGATCGAGAGCGAGCTCGTCGAGCGCGTCCACTCGACGCACTTCCCGCCGCAGGTCAGCGTCGACGACGGTCGCACGGAGCTGGCCGGCGCCGAGTTCCACGCCGTCCGCCCCGAGGACGGCCGCGACATGCTCGTGCTCACCGGCGACCACCAGGCACAGGACAACACCGGCCACTACGGCCTGACCGAGACGTTCCTCGACGTCGCCGACGACCACGGCGTCTCCCGCGCGTTCGCCCTGGGCGGCGTCCCGACGGGCGAACTCATCGAGGAGTACTCCGTGCTGGGCGCCGCGACCACCGACGAGGTCGTCGACGACCTCGAAGACGTGGGCGTCGAGTTCCGCGAGGACGAGCCCGCGGGCGGTATCGTCGGCGTCAGCGGCCTCCTGCTCGGTCTGGGCGAGCGCCGAGGCTTCGAGGCGGCCTGTCTGATGGGCGAGACCAGCGGCTACCTCGTCGACCCCAAGAGCGCACAGGCCGTCCTCGAAGTGCTCCAGGAGGTCGTCGACTTCGAGGTCGACTACGCCTCCCTGGAGGAGCGAGCCGACGAGATGGAGGAGGTCGTCCGCAAGATCCAGGAGATGGACCAGGGGACGCCCGCGGCCTCCGACGAGGACCTGCGCTACATCGGCTGA
- a CDS encoding 50S ribosomal protein L44e — translation MEMPRRFNTYCPHCDEHNEHEVERVRSGRTSGMTKVNGRQAERTRSGYGNAGKFSKVPSGGKPTQKTDLKYRCSDCGKAHLREGWRAGKLDLQD, via the coding sequence ATGGAGATGCCACGCCGATTTAACACGTACTGTCCGCACTGCGACGAGCACAACGAACACGAGGTCGAGCGCGTTCGGAGCGGTCGCACCTCGGGGATGACGAAGGTCAACGGGCGCCAGGCCGAGCGGACGCGCTCGGGCTACGGGAACGCGGGCAAGTTCTCGAAGGTTCCCTCCGGCGGGAAGCCGACCCAGAAGACCGACCTCAAGTACCGCTGTTCCGACTGCGGCAAAGCCCACCTCCGCGAGGGATGGCGCGCCGGCAAACTGGACCTTCAGGACTAA
- a CDS encoding IS6 family transposase has protein sequence MPENASLGGNLDQFDLDFVEREATPRLLMKLSIQLHLAGLSLSNTVSILEVFGVKRARSTIHNWVHKADLQPEGGHSPDHVAVDETVIRLNDEQYWLYAAVDPETNKLLHTKLRPTTTKVLAHSFLAELSEKHDVDDAVFLIDGSKSLEAACHRHGFDFRYEKHGNRNAVERVFREVKRRTVCFSNCFSNAEAETADDWLRSFSFAWNQLI, from the coding sequence ATGCCCGAAAACGCTAGCCTCGGCGGTAATCTCGACCAATTCGACTTAGATTTTGTGGAGCGAGAAGCGACACCACGACTGTTGATGAAGCTGAGTATTCAGTTGCATCTGGCTGGACTCTCACTTTCGAATACTGTTTCTATTCTTGAGGTATTCGGTGTCAAACGTGCTCGCTCAACTATTCATAATTGGGTTCACAAGGCTGATTTACAGCCCGAAGGTGGACACTCACCGGATCACGTCGCGGTTGACGAGACCGTGATCCGACTCAACGACGAGCAGTATTGGCTGTACGCTGCTGTCGATCCGGAAACGAACAAACTGCTGCATACAAAGCTAAGACCAACTACAACGAAGGTTCTCGCCCATTCATTTCTCGCCGAACTCAGCGAGAAACACGATGTTGACGACGCCGTGTTTCTCATCGATGGCTCCAAATCGTTAGAAGCTGCGTGTCACCGACATGGCTTCGATTTCAGATACGAAAAACATGGAAATCGGAACGCTGTTGAACGTGTCTTTAGAGAAGTAAAACGACGAACTGTATGTTTCTCAAACTGTTTTAGCAATGCCGAAGCAGAAACAGCCGACGATTGGCTCAGATCGTTCAGCTTCGCATGGAATCAGCTTATCTGA
- a CDS encoding class I SAM-dependent methyltransferase — protein MTDDESDGDGPSTGSVRATYDRIAEHFSKTREYPWPEVEAFLDGRSGAVALDVGCGNGRHTELLAERCERALGADLSREMVATASERSAERGFDYGLAQADASSLPVRSGCVDLGVYVATLPHLPSRDLRVASLDELARVLSSGGRALVGVWSTEHDRFDESEGFDTTVEWTLPGGESVDRFYHIYDPDEFRADIAESGLDLVEFEISSGNCYGVVRPES, from the coding sequence GTGACCGACGACGAATCGGACGGTGACGGCCCGTCTACGGGGTCGGTCCGCGCGACCTACGACCGCATCGCCGAGCACTTCTCGAAGACCCGCGAGTACCCCTGGCCCGAGGTCGAGGCGTTTCTCGACGGCCGGTCGGGCGCCGTGGCCCTCGACGTTGGGTGTGGCAACGGCCGGCACACGGAGTTGCTCGCAGAGCGCTGCGAGCGGGCGCTGGGCGCGGACCTGAGTCGGGAGATGGTCGCGACGGCCAGCGAGCGCTCGGCCGAGCGCGGGTTCGACTACGGGCTCGCGCAGGCCGACGCGAGTTCGTTGCCGGTTCGGAGCGGTTGCGTGGATCTGGGCGTGTACGTCGCGACCCTGCCGCATCTGCCGTCGCGAGATCTGCGGGTGGCGAGTCTCGACGAACTCGCTCGGGTTCTGAGTAGTGGGGGCCGGGCGCTCGTCGGCGTCTGGTCGACCGAACACGACCGCTTCGACGAGAGCGAGGGGTTCGATACCACCGTCGAGTGGACGCTACCGGGTGGGGAGAGTGTCGATCGGTTCTACCACATCTACGACCCCGACGAATTTCGGGCCGATATCGCGGAGAGCGGGCTGGATCTGGTGGAGTTCGAGATTTCGAGCGGGAACTGTTACGGCGTCGTTCGACCCGAGTCGTAG
- a CDS encoding translation initiation factor IF-2 subunit alpha: MKYSGWPDPGELVVGRVDEIEDFGVFVDLQEYEDKRGLCHISEVASGWIKNVRDHVSEGQTVVAKVLDIDEGSQQIDLSIKDVNDHQRKDKIQEWKNEQKADNWMLLAFGEDVDDETYAAIANDLLAAFGSMYEGFEEAAIHGEEALEETDLDDDEVEAIVETARENVSVPYVNVTGYVTLECASGDGVDVVKEALQAAEGNGEIPEEVELEVTYVGSPEYRIQVRAPDYKTAESHLEESADRAVDVVGGHGGSGRYHRDREVEAE; the protein is encoded by the coding sequence ATGAAATACAGCGGCTGGCCCGACCCCGGTGAACTCGTGGTCGGACGCGTCGACGAGATCGAGGACTTCGGCGTCTTCGTCGACCTCCAGGAGTACGAGGACAAGCGCGGCCTCTGTCACATCAGCGAGGTCGCCTCCGGCTGGATCAAGAACGTCCGCGACCACGTCTCCGAAGGACAGACGGTCGTCGCGAAGGTGCTCGACATCGACGAGGGGTCCCAGCAGATCGACCTCTCGATCAAGGACGTCAACGACCACCAGCGCAAGGACAAGATCCAGGAGTGGAAAAACGAGCAGAAGGCCGACAACTGGATGCTGCTGGCGTTCGGCGAGGACGTCGACGACGAGACCTACGCCGCCATCGCCAACGACCTGTTGGCCGCCTTCGGCTCGATGTACGAGGGCTTCGAGGAGGCCGCGATCCACGGCGAGGAAGCGCTCGAGGAGACCGACCTCGACGACGACGAGGTCGAGGCCATCGTCGAGACGGCCCGCGAGAACGTCTCGGTGCCCTACGTCAACGTCACCGGCTACGTCACGCTGGAGTGCGCCAGCGGCGACGGCGTCGACGTGGTCAAGGAGGCCCTGCAGGCCGCCGAGGGCAACGGCGAGATCCCCGAGGAAGTGGAGTTGGAGGTCACCTACGTCGGTTCGCCGGAGTACCGCATCCAGGTACGGGCGCCCGACTACAAGACCGCCGAGTCCCACCTCGAAGAGAGCGCCGACCGCGCCGTCGACGTCGTCGGCGGCCACGGCGGGTCGGGTCGCTACCACCGCGACCGCGAGGTCGAGGCGGAGTAA